In a genomic window of Salvia splendens isolate huo1 unplaced genomic scaffold, SspV2 ctg1039, whole genome shotgun sequence:
- the LOC121788424 gene encoding high mobility group B protein 14-like — MVKIKTRSCSTSSASASSQRKIGLAGDTKKAARKKTARKKVSRIDALKPKKPPTAFFYFMEDFRKEYRDANPNIKSMRDIGKACGEKWKTMTYEEKVKYYDIATEKRAEFDIAMTNFTKKKESGEFDEDDLHLDDDSDFDG, encoded by the exons ATGGtaaaaatcaaaactagaaGTTGTTCAACTTCCTCAGCTTCGGCTTCTAG CCAAAGGAAAATTGGTTTGGCAGGAGATACCAAGAAGGCTGCAAGGAAGAAGACGGCGCGAAAAAAGGTATCAAGAATTGACGCCTTGAAGCCCAAGAAACCTCCCACGGCCTTCTTCTATTTCAT GGAGGATTTTCGTAAGGAATACCGAGACGCTAATCCTAATATCAAGTCAATGCGCGAT ATTGGGAAAGCATGTGGGGAGAAGTGGAAAACAATGACATATGAG GAAAAGGTGAAGTACTATGATATTGCCACTGAAAAACGAGCTGAGTTTGATATAGCTATGACAAACTTCACTAAGAAAAAG GAAAGTGGGGAATTTGATGAAGATGATTTGCACCTTGATGACGACTCAGATTTTGATGGATGA
- the LOC121788423 gene encoding agamous-like MADS-box protein AGL29 — protein sequence MAPPQGKKKSQGRRKIEMKLIEDENARTVTFSKRRAGLFKKATELSVLCGTQIALIIFSLGGRAYSFGHPDVESIIGRFFNKNPTATVPESSSSSRYRTAMLQEMKEQFDGKSQELETKKKRGKEIEAALESSSFHTTDEELDGLDFEQLRQLRGKLVKMRDEMRRLANDNAYAVANVPPMPVPMLNLAQVAKSRGASMIPSDWLKL from the coding sequence ATGGCTCCTCCGCAGGGAAAGAAGAAGTCACAGGGGCGAAGAAAGATCGAAATGAAGCTGATAGAGGATGAAAATGCCAGAACTGTGACGTTCTCCAAAAGAAGAGCCGGGCTGTTCAAGAAAGCCACAGAGCTTTCTGTTCTATGTGGGACTCAGATCGCCCTCATAATTTTCTCTCTTGGTGGTAGGGCCTATTCGTTCGGCCACCCTGATGTGGAATCCATCATTGGTCGTTTCTTTAACAAAAATCCAACAGCAACGGTGCCGGAGTCTTCTAGCTCCTCAAGGTATCGCACCGCCATGCTGCAGGAGATGAAGGAGCAGTTTGATGGAAAGAGCCAAGAACTGgagacgaagaagaagagagggaAAGAGATCGAAGCGGCCTTGGAAAGCTCGTCATTTCATACCACGGATGAGGAGTTGGATGGGCTTGATTTTGAACAACTGCGTCAACTGAGAGGGAAGTTGGTGAAGATGAGAGACGAGATGCGTCGTCTTGCCAATGACAATGCCTATGCCGTAGCCAATGTTCCACCAATGCCAGTGCCAATGCTCAATCTAGCACAAGTTGCGAAAAGTCGAGGTGCTTCTATGATTCCATCGGATTGGCTGAAACTCTGA